In the genome of Phacochoerus africanus isolate WHEZ1 chromosome 10, ROS_Pafr_v1, whole genome shotgun sequence, one region contains:
- the MARCHF1 gene encoding E3 ubiquitin-protein ligase MARCHF1 isoform X1: MTGSHVCCNFLNMWKKSKISTMYYLNQDAKLSNLFLQASSPTTGTAPRSQSRLSVCPSTQDICRSSHDVSDAAFEPSTPVTVLSPARRETGKKSVRQRPRRRRRAAQRYEHTGKEVKEGRKASHLPTSSPQWSDPDPGASDSSSPDESHWIQAKRRAQVKFRLSRRRRRTHEKTGGNLDVSSALNALDPVDLGSKGEEQLELPACKCCSFHLCRGKGTASHGCGPSLPREASEAERPSSTFGESRDRYLPRDPQLWHRFGQSETVKKSCSETEAHADMQTAGEGAQSADNVGFQKPPTSPHEGSDDLATCRSVTPGRFYVTSFCEFRVCHPPSNQDIYSLRYLSGWL, encoded by the exons ATGACCGGCAGCCACGTTTGTTGCAACTTTTTAAATATgtggaaaaaaagcaagatatcGACCATGTATTACCTTAACCAAGATGCCAAATTATCTAACTTGTTTCTCCAGGCAAGCAGCCCAACCACAGGGACAGCCCCCAGGAGCCAGTCACgcttgtctgtctgtccatccactCAGGACATCTGCAG ATCCTCACATGATGTGTCAGATGCGGCATTTGAGCCAAGCACCCCTGTCACGGTGCTGAGCCCTGCTAGGAGGGAGACTGGTAAGAAATCAGTAAGACAGAGGcctaggaggaggaggagggcagcccAGAGGTACGAGCACACAGGAAAAGAGGTGAAAGAGGGCAGGAAGGCGTCTCACCTCCCAACTTCCAGCCCCCAATGGAGTGACCCTGACCCAGGGGCCTCAGACTCCTCTTCCCCAGATGAGAGTCACTGGattcaggcaaagagaagagcCCAGGTGAAGTTCCGCCTGTCTCGGAGGAGAAGGAGGACGCATGAGAAGACTGGTGGAAACCTGGATGTGTCTTCTGCACTAAACGCCCTCGATCCGGTGGATTTGGGGTCCAAAGGGGAAGAACAACTGGAGCTGCCAGCGTGCAAGTGCTGCTCTTTCCACCTTTGCAGAGGAAAAGGCACAGCTTCCCATGGATGTGGTCCTTCTCTGCCCAGGGAGGCCTCAGAGGCTGAGAGACCCTCCAGCACGTTCGGGGAGAGTAGAGACAGGTACCTGCCCAGGGACCCAcaattgtggcacaggtttgggcAGAGTGAGACAGTCAAGAAAAGCTGTTCAGAGACAGAGGCCCATGCTGACATGCAGACAGCCGGAGAAGGTGCCCAGTCTGCAGACAACGTGGGGTTCCAGAAGCCTCCCACCAGCCCCCATGAAGGGTCTGATGACTTAGCAACGTGCAGGTCAGTCACTCCAGGAAGATTTTATGTCACCTCCTTCTGTGAGTTCCGTGTGTGTCACCCACCCTCAAACCAGGACATTTATTCTCTCCGTTATTTGTCTGGTTGGCTATAA